The proteins below come from a single Candidatus Methylomirabilota bacterium genomic window:
- a CDS encoding SDR family NAD(P)-dependent oxidoreductase → MDLGIAGKTALVTGGARSLGKEDCRQLAAEGCRIIVLDLNGEGAAETAKEITDAGGRARGYAVDITERVALAEVLRRAEGEVGPVDICVNNAGWIYTMGQLKDTADDDWDLNLRINLTGTYNVTKLVFPGMRERRWGRVICMASIAGLMGGFGQTAYSASKMGVIGFAKSVALEGARYNVTSNVIAPGIVGPNANMSPLYDRMVKRVAMQREGQPEDIASAVAFLCSERARYITGAVLTVTGGMDLFTF, encoded by the coding sequence GTGGACCTCGGCATCGCCGGGAAGACCGCGCTCGTGACCGGGGGCGCGCGGAGCCTCGGCAAGGAGGACTGCCGGCAGCTGGCCGCCGAGGGCTGCCGGATCATCGTGCTCGACCTCAACGGCGAGGGCGCCGCCGAGACCGCGAAGGAGATCACCGACGCGGGCGGACGCGCGCGTGGATACGCCGTCGACATCACCGAGCGGGTCGCGCTGGCCGAGGTGCTGCGGCGTGCGGAGGGCGAGGTGGGCCCCGTCGACATCTGCGTGAACAACGCCGGGTGGATCTACACGATGGGGCAGCTGAAGGACACCGCGGATGACGACTGGGACCTGAACCTCCGCATCAACCTGACCGGCACCTACAACGTGACCAAGCTCGTGTTCCCCGGCATGCGCGAGCGCCGGTGGGGGCGGGTGATCTGCATGGCCTCGATCGCCGGCCTCATGGGCGGCTTCGGACAGACCGCGTACTCCGCGAGCAAGATGGGCGTCATCGGGTTCGCCAAGTCGGTCGCCCTCGAGGGCGCGCGGTACAATGTGACCTCGAACGTGATCGCTCCCGGCATCGTGGGGCCGAACGCGAACATGTCGCCGTTGTACGACCGCATGGTCAAGCGGGTGGCCATGCAGCGGGAGGGGCAACCCGAGGACATCGCCAGCGCCGTCGCGTTCCTGTGCTCGGAGCGCGCGCGCTACATCACGGGGGCCGTGCTCACCGTCACCGGTGGGATGGACCTCTTCACCTTCTAG
- a CDS encoding long-chain fatty acid--CoA ligase, whose product MSLSRLADEALDRFGEYPALAFEGRQYTNVDQERAAGRLAHALRRLGVDPGDRVVVLLPNCPEVMQSYGAILKCGAVIVPLIFLLGEREVAHVLADSEAKIVITSTDLVSKVDGQIGVTPTLRHVLSVDGGGDGRVRSLEAETAGESDRFIAANRRPEDLAVILYTSGTTGTPKGVALSHANLESNARAIASLHELPREEWAVTVLPLSHSYGLTVMNAGHILGTRGVLLRWFNPDLVLQTIQDFKAVSMAAVPTMLLYLLNYPGGDAFDTRSMRVWGSGASPLPVEVVEPFERKFGGRILEGYGLTEASPVVSAHRLSGARKIGSVGQAIPGVSISIQDDADRPLPVGEVGEVCVRGPNVMTGYYRNPDETARTLRAGWLHTGDMGRLDEDGFLFIVERKKDLIIRGGFNIYPREVEEVLYAHPAIAEAAVVGMKDPLMGEDVLAFVVLKDASAASVEEIMTFCESRLARFKCPKQVRFVPSLPKSPIGKVLRKELRTQV is encoded by the coding sequence ATGTCACTGAGCCGCCTGGCGGACGAGGCCCTCGACAGGTTCGGGGAGTATCCCGCGCTGGCGTTCGAGGGCCGGCAGTACACCAACGTGGATCAGGAGCGCGCGGCCGGCCGCCTGGCCCACGCCCTGCGTCGCCTCGGCGTCGACCCGGGCGACCGCGTGGTGGTCCTGCTGCCGAATTGCCCGGAGGTGATGCAGAGCTACGGTGCGATCCTGAAGTGCGGCGCGGTGATCGTGCCGCTGATCTTCCTGCTGGGCGAGCGAGAAGTCGCGCACGTCCTGGCCGACTCCGAGGCGAAGATCGTGATCACGTCCACCGATCTGGTCTCGAAGGTGGACGGCCAGATCGGGGTGACGCCGACGCTCCGTCACGTGCTCTCGGTCGACGGCGGCGGTGACGGACGCGTGCGCTCGCTGGAGGCGGAGACGGCGGGCGAGTCGGACCGCTTCATCGCGGCGAATCGGCGCCCGGAGGACCTCGCGGTCATCCTGTACACCTCGGGCACGACCGGGACCCCGAAGGGCGTGGCGCTCTCCCACGCCAACCTCGAATCCAACGCGCGCGCGATCGCGTCGCTGCACGAGCTGCCGCGGGAGGAGTGGGCGGTGACCGTCCTGCCGCTGTCGCACTCCTACGGGCTCACCGTGATGAACGCCGGGCACATCCTGGGCACGCGCGGCGTCCTGCTGCGCTGGTTCAACCCCGATCTGGTGTTGCAGACCATCCAGGACTTCAAGGCGGTGTCGATGGCCGCGGTGCCCACCATGCTGCTCTATCTGCTCAACTATCCGGGCGGAGACGCCTTCGACACGCGATCCATGCGCGTGTGGGGATCGGGCGCCTCGCCGCTGCCGGTCGAGGTGGTCGAGCCCTTCGAGCGAAAGTTCGGCGGCAGGATCCTCGAAGGCTACGGCTTGACCGAGGCCTCGCCGGTGGTCTCGGCCCACCGCCTCTCCGGGGCGCGGAAGATCGGCTCGGTGGGGCAGGCGATCCCGGGAGTGTCCATCTCGATCCAGGACGATGCCGACCGGCCCCTGCCGGTGGGCGAGGTGGGCGAAGTCTGCGTGCGCGGGCCCAACGTGATGACCGGCTACTATCGCAATCCCGACGAGACCGCACGCACCCTGCGCGCGGGGTGGCTCCATACCGGCGACATGGGGCGCCTCGACGAGGACGGCTTTCTGTTCATCGTGGAGCGCAAGAAGGATCTGATCATCCGCGGCGGCTTCAACATCTACCCGCGCGAGGTCGAAGAGGTGCTCTACGCGCATCCCGCCATCGCGGAGGCCGCGGTCGTCGGCATGAAGGACCCGCTGATGGGCGAGGACGTGCTCGCGTTCGTGGTGCTCAAGGACGCGTCGGCGGCCTCGGTCGAGGAGATCATGACCTTTTGCGAGAGCCGGCTGGCCCGCTTCAAGTGTCCCAAGCAAGTCCGGTTCGTGCCGTCGTTACCCAAGAGTCCCATCGGGAAGGTCTTGCGCAAGGAGCTGCGCACCCAGGTCTGA
- a CDS encoding helix-turn-helix domain-containing protein has product MSSVEVAAVEPAATSVRASGFALRRIVTHAVTRAEVEAIRHALGLTHGNKSRAARLLQTNYTTLHAKMRHYGISAQEFFAQG; this is encoded by the coding sequence ATGAGCAGTGTCGAGGTCGCGGCCGTGGAACCGGCCGCCACGTCCGTCCGCGCCAGCGGGTTCGCGCTACGCCGGATCGTCACCCACGCGGTGACCCGCGCCGAGGTCGAAGCGATCCGCCACGCGCTGGGGCTCACGCACGGCAACAAGAGCCGCGCGGCCCGGCTGCTGCAGACCAACTACACCACGCTCCACGCCAAGATGCGGCACTACGGCATCTCGGCGCAGGAGTTCTTCGCTCAGGGATAG
- a CDS encoding PilZ domain-containing protein — translation MSGHDRRSFPRAAAAWPATVETTDGRVVSGEVVNLSLSGMKVRSQTEATVNSIVTVRVTMPGDAGRLEMVGTVVRRDAESVGVGFLKMSDSPAGRVTPFVSRGDMRRRFPRVPVSLPIRVEGGSAGSAGGHTVDLSASGGRVATDQPLVEGDVVVIELPARAGLDRLRLPALVWEAYEGGAVLVFTNLDGKEFTRLQEYVANCQPRGSRPSSV, via the coding sequence GTGAGCGGCCACGATCGGCGATCCTTTCCGAGAGCGGCGGCGGCCTGGCCGGCCACCGTGGAGACTACCGACGGACGGGTCGTCTCGGGCGAGGTGGTCAACCTGAGCCTGTCCGGGATGAAGGTGCGATCCCAGACCGAGGCGACGGTGAACAGCATCGTCACGGTACGCGTCACGATGCCGGGCGACGCCGGCCGGCTCGAGATGGTGGGCACCGTGGTGCGACGCGACGCGGAGAGCGTCGGCGTCGGGTTCCTCAAGATGTCGGACTCACCGGCGGGCCGGGTCACCCCGTTCGTCTCCCGCGGCGACATGCGCCGTCGATTCCCCCGCGTGCCGGTCAGCCTGCCCATCCGGGTGGAAGGCGGCTCGGCGGGCAGCGCGGGCGGCCACACGGTGGATCTCAGCGCGTCGGGCGGCCGCGTGGCTACCGATCAGCCGCTGGTCGAGGGCGACGTGGTGGTGATCGAGCTGCCCGCGCGCGCGGGTCTCGATCGGCTGCGGTTGCCCGCGCTGGTGTGGGAGGCCTATGAGGGTGGCGCGGTGCTCGTCTTCACGAATCTCGACGGCAAGGAGTTCACGCGCCTCCAGGAATACGTCGCGAACTGTCAGCCGCGCGGCTCACGGCCAAGTTCCGTTTGA
- a CDS encoding SCP2 sterol-binding domain-containing protein, which produces MPTVKETFDNMTSRFRPDKAAGVNATIQYDITGDQGGTWNAVIKDGACNVSQGAAANPNLTLTMSSQDWLDMTGGKLSGQMAFMSGKLKLKGDMGLAMKVGSLFQV; this is translated from the coding sequence ATGCCGACAGTGAAGGAGACCTTCGACAACATGACCTCTCGCTTTCGCCCCGACAAGGCGGCGGGAGTCAACGCCACGATCCAGTACGACATCACCGGGGACCAGGGGGGAACCTGGAACGCGGTGATCAAGGACGGCGCCTGCAACGTGAGCCAGGGCGCTGCCGCCAACCCGAACCTGACCTTGACCATGTCGTCGCAGGACTGGCTCGACATGACCGGCGGCAAGCTCTCGGGCCAGATGGCCTTCATGTCCGGCAAGCTCAAGCTCAAGGGCGACATGGGCCTGGCCATGAAGGTGGGCAGCCTGTTCCAGGTCTAG
- a CDS encoding alpha/beta fold hydrolase: protein MKDELFTMMGELPAMSPEVMARMKEEANRNLLRMKHFSEMVMNPTEPKVGPTPRQEIYRTNKSRLWRYESRRTIRTPLLFVPNLGISRPYIFDLMPKGSFIEYMTQQGFDFYLVDWGVFGEEDNGLTVEAAVTKILPRLARKALESSGASEMSVLGYCMGAPLSASFVTTHPEFPLKNFINMAGPIDFAHVGLFGKWLAPDVFDVDKYVDTLGSIPADMVKMGFKLLKPTMDVSTNLNLWWNLWNPEYVSGFNALNKWANEYLPFPGEFFRQWVRDFYQQNKLIKGELVMGGRRVDLREIRCPVLAVGAKEDNIAPPGCVKPLIDAVSTRDKEYVELPGGHISLIAGRGASVHCWPKVASWLAARS from the coding sequence ATGAAAGACGAGCTCTTCACGATGATGGGTGAGCTGCCCGCGATGTCGCCGGAAGTGATGGCGCGGATGAAGGAGGAGGCCAATCGCAACCTTCTCCGCATGAAGCACTTCAGCGAGATGGTGATGAACCCGACGGAGCCCAAGGTCGGGCCCACCCCACGCCAGGAGATCTACCGCACCAACAAGTCCCGGCTCTGGCGCTACGAGTCCCGGCGCACCATCCGGACGCCGCTGCTGTTCGTGCCCAACCTCGGGATCAGCCGTCCGTACATTTTCGACCTCATGCCCAAGGGCTCGTTCATCGAATACATGACCCAGCAGGGGTTCGACTTCTACCTGGTCGACTGGGGTGTGTTCGGCGAGGAGGACAACGGCCTCACCGTCGAGGCCGCGGTGACCAAGATCCTGCCCCGACTGGCCCGCAAGGCGCTCGAGTCCTCGGGCGCGTCCGAGATGTCGGTCCTCGGGTACTGCATGGGCGCCCCGCTCTCCGCCAGCTTCGTGACGACCCACCCGGAGTTCCCGCTGAAGAACTTCATCAACATGGCGGGCCCCATCGACTTCGCCCACGTTGGGCTGTTCGGCAAGTGGCTCGCCCCGGACGTCTTCGACGTGGACAAGTACGTCGACACGCTGGGGAGCATCCCGGCCGACATGGTCAAGATGGGCTTCAAGCTGCTCAAGCCCACCATGGACGTCAGCACCAACCTCAATCTCTGGTGGAACCTCTGGAACCCGGAATACGTGTCGGGATTCAACGCGCTCAACAAGTGGGCGAACGAGTATCTGCCGTTCCCGGGCGAGTTCTTCCGCCAGTGGGTCCGCGACTTCTACCAGCAGAACAAGCTGATCAAGGGCGAGCTGGTGATGGGGGGACGCCGCGTCGACCTGCGCGAGATCCGCTGCCCGGTGCTCGCGGTGGGCGCCAAGGAGGACAACATCGCCCCGCCCGGGTGCGTGAAGCCGCTCATCGACGCGGTGAGCACGCGCGACAAGGAGTACGTGGAGCTGCCGGGCGGGCACATCTCGCTGATCGCCGGACGCGGCGCCTCGGTGCACTGCTGGCCGAAGGTGGCGTCCTGGCTGGCCGCGCGCTCCTAA
- a CDS encoding MaoC family dehydratase: MIGLTIDSIAVGDSAQLTRRVTDDDIAGFVDAVGDYNPVHSDRDYAAGTVFKEPIAPGIWTAGLVSAVIGTRLPGPGAIYVSQDLRFLKPVKSGDSISARVEVAEVNREKNRIRLRTVCTNQRAEDVLTGEAVVMPSRNAITYVRPVDAMGPLALWMLQPLAWMAQGASIMSMLGISALAAATPTFPAPPRSK, encoded by the coding sequence ATGATCGGACTCACCATCGATTCGATCGCGGTCGGCGACAGCGCCCAGCTCACCCGGCGCGTCACCGACGACGACATCGCGGGCTTCGTGGACGCGGTCGGCGACTACAACCCGGTGCACTCCGACCGTGACTACGCCGCGGGTACCGTCTTCAAGGAGCCGATCGCGCCGGGCATCTGGACGGCGGGGCTCGTCTCCGCCGTCATCGGAACCCGACTGCCGGGTCCCGGTGCCATCTACGTCTCGCAGGACCTGAGATTCCTGAAGCCGGTGAAGTCCGGCGACTCGATCTCCGCGCGCGTCGAGGTGGCCGAGGTGAATCGGGAGAAGAACCGCATCCGGCTTCGCACCGTGTGCACCAACCAGCGCGCCGAGGACGTCCTGACCGGCGAGGCGGTGGTGATGCCGTCGCGTAACGCGATCACCTACGTCCGGCCCGTCGACGCGATGGGGCCGCTCGCGCTCTGGATGCTGCAGCCGCTCGCCTGGATGGCCCAGGGCGCGAGCATCATGAGCATGCTCGGGATCTCCGCGCTCGCCGCCGCCACTCCGACCTTCCCCGCTCCTCCGCGGTCGAAGTAG
- a CDS encoding polyhydroxyalkanoate synthesis regulator DNA-binding domain-containing protein has product MPYVIKRYSNRKLYDTQESRYVTLEELEELIRAGREISVVDVSTGEDLTSVTLAQIILENERSHRATLPTAFLHQLIKHGEAWQDFVQKSLRSSLEGLMTSQREADRVLREWASRAGWMASTTPAGEPVKTEKRAEPAEADALREEVSVLREQLRALEERLEKKREK; this is encoded by the coding sequence ATGCCGTACGTCATCAAGCGCTACTCCAATCGCAAGCTCTACGACACGCAGGAGAGTCGCTACGTCACGCTCGAAGAGCTCGAGGAGCTGATCCGGGCCGGCCGAGAGATCTCCGTCGTCGACGTCTCGACCGGGGAAGATCTGACCTCGGTGACGCTCGCCCAGATCATCCTGGAGAACGAGCGCAGTCATCGCGCGACCCTTCCCACCGCGTTCCTGCACCAGTTGATCAAGCACGGGGAGGCCTGGCAGGATTTCGTCCAGAAGTCCCTCCGCTCCAGCCTGGAGGGATTGATGACGAGCCAGCGGGAGGCGGACCGGGTTCTTCGTGAATGGGCCTCCCGCGCCGGCTGGATGGCCTCGACGACGCCGGCGGGCGAGCCGGTGAAGACCGAAAAGCGCGCCGAGCCCGCGGAGGCCGACGCCCTCCGGGAAGAAGTTTCCGTGCTGCGAGAGCAGCTACGCGCGCTCGAGGAGCGTCTGGAAAAGAAGCGCGAGAAGTAG
- a CDS encoding TetR/AcrR family transcriptional regulator, with product MRDPDKPQHIIEAAVRVFARKGYFNSRVSDVAREAGIAAGTIYLYFKTKEDLLITLFREKMATFVASMRRSIADEPDAVAKVRRLVHLHFHMLEEDPDLAEVVQIELRQGQKFFRGASSQEVGEYFALIGSVLEEGVGQGHFQSDLPVKVATKVLFGSMDQMATSWVLGKRGYRLTETAPAVADLFLKGVAPRP from the coding sequence ATGCGTGATCCAGACAAGCCCCAGCACATCATCGAGGCCGCGGTTCGGGTCTTCGCCCGCAAGGGCTATTTCAACTCCCGCGTCTCGGACGTGGCGCGCGAGGCCGGCATCGCGGCGGGCACCATCTATCTCTATTTCAAGACCAAGGAAGACCTCCTCATCACGCTCTTCCGGGAGAAGATGGCGACCTTCGTGGCGTCGATGCGCCGCTCCATCGCCGACGAGCCCGACGCGGTGGCGAAGGTGCGGCGGCTCGTGCACCTGCACTTTCACATGCTGGAAGAGGACCCCGACCTGGCCGAGGTCGTGCAAATCGAGCTCCGTCAGGGCCAGAAGTTCTTCCGCGGCGCCTCCAGCCAGGAGGTGGGCGAGTACTTCGCCCTGATCGGCTCCGTGCTGGAGGAGGGCGTCGGGCAGGGCCATTTCCAGTCGGACCTGCCGGTGAAGGTTGCCACGAAGGTGCTGTTCGGCAGCATGGACCAGATGGCGACGTCCTGGGTGCTCGGAAAGCGCGGCTATCGCCTCACCGAGACCGCCCCCGCGGTCGCCGATCTGTTCCTGAAGGGCGTGGCCCCGCGTCCCTAG
- a CDS encoding poly(R)-hydroxyalkanoic acid synthase subunit PhaE, producing MADSPSQQLVDMWKRQVEEGTQAWLRMMGQGPGAAPTMDPQSFWRPFMDQGMAAWSKVMTQGTAPSPDLMTQWKQFLDQWIAAWSRVLEQAMGTDAFAKAMGKQLEGFLNASGPAKKAAEQQIEVSLSGLGMPSRTQVTALARHLAQVEEKIDTLEDKLDRVLSRLEGTPGRSERA from the coding sequence ATGGCCGACAGTCCGAGTCAGCAGCTGGTGGACATGTGGAAGCGGCAGGTCGAGGAGGGCACGCAGGCGTGGCTCCGGATGATGGGGCAGGGACCGGGGGCGGCACCGACCATGGATCCGCAATCCTTCTGGCGGCCCTTCATGGATCAGGGCATGGCTGCGTGGTCCAAGGTCATGACGCAAGGGACGGCGCCGTCGCCGGACCTGATGACGCAGTGGAAGCAGTTCCTCGACCAGTGGATCGCCGCGTGGTCTCGCGTGCTCGAGCAGGCGATGGGGACCGACGCGTTCGCCAAGGCCATGGGCAAGCAGCTGGAAGGCTTCCTGAACGCGTCGGGTCCCGCGAAGAAGGCGGCCGAGCAGCAGATCGAGGTCTCGCTGTCCGGCCTCGGGATGCCCTCGCGCACCCAGGTCACCGCCCTGGCCCGCCACCTCGCCCAGGTCGAGGAGAAGATCGACACGCTCGAGGACAAGCTCGACCGGGTCCTGAGCCGGCTCGAAGGAACGCCCGGCCGATCGGAGCGCGCATGA
- a CDS encoding TIGR03619 family F420-dependent LLM class oxidoreductase: MTIKYRIGIMPGPWPPGRGGAAFLWTLCEMLERSDVDSIWLSDRLSSPAPVPEVMTTLAAIGARTTRLKFGPSVVVLPYRTPVVCAKEMATVDWLSQGRLFPAVGVGVELPREFEASGVAFAQRGRRTDEAIRVIRMLWTQDEVTFQGEFFKLDRISVFPKPWQTPPPIWIGGKSEAAMRRTARLGDGWIPSFITPDEMRAGIQKVQDLAAAEGRQVPEDHFGTLINYAVADREDAAHAMAQPFIPRGRVDEATMRQCTAFGPVGRLLERVEEYVKAGASKFILRPLAPADRMLEQLGIVAEHVCPEYHRR, encoded by the coding sequence ATGACGATCAAGTACCGCATCGGCATCATGCCGGGACCGTGGCCGCCTGGCCGCGGCGGCGCCGCGTTCCTGTGGACGCTGTGCGAGATGCTCGAGCGGAGCGACGTCGATTCGATCTGGCTCTCCGACCGGCTCTCCTCGCCCGCCCCCGTCCCGGAGGTGATGACCACGCTCGCCGCCATCGGGGCCCGCACCACCCGGCTGAAGTTCGGTCCGAGCGTGGTCGTCCTGCCCTACCGGACGCCGGTGGTCTGCGCGAAGGAGATGGCCACGGTGGACTGGCTCTCGCAGGGACGACTGTTCCCCGCGGTCGGCGTCGGGGTCGAGCTGCCGCGCGAGTTCGAGGCCTCGGGCGTCGCGTTCGCCCAGCGCGGGCGCCGGACCGACGAGGCCATCCGGGTGATCCGGATGTTGTGGACGCAAGACGAGGTGACCTTTCAGGGCGAGTTCTTCAAGCTCGACCGCATCTCCGTCTTCCCCAAGCCCTGGCAGACCCCGCCGCCCATCTGGATCGGCGGCAAGAGCGAGGCGGCGATGCGGCGCACCGCGCGCCTCGGCGATGGCTGGATCCCGTCCTTCATCACGCCGGACGAGATGCGCGCGGGCATCCAGAAGGTGCAGGACCTGGCCGCGGCCGAAGGCCGTCAGGTGCCCGAGGACCATTTCGGCACCCTGATCAACTACGCGGTCGCCGACCGCGAGGACGCGGCGCACGCGATGGCCCAGCCCTTCATCCCTCGCGGCCGCGTGGACGAGGCCACCATGCGCCAGTGCACCGCCTTCGGTCCGGTGGGCCGGCTGCTGGAGCGGGTCGAGGAGTACGTCAAGGCGGGCGCCTCCAAGTTCATCCTGCGACCGCTCGCTCCCGCCGACCGCATGCTCGAGCAGCTGGGCATCGTGGCCGAGCACGTCTGCCCGGAGTATCACCGCCGCTGA
- a CDS encoding enoyl-CoA hydratase-related protein, with the protein MAYETLILTREERFAIITLNRPPANAISETLMRELNAALSDLEHDDAVRSVIITGAGDKIFCAGADLGSAFQGADVGTFIRFGNSVVRRIERFPKPVVAAINGHALGGGCEIAMGCHIRILKETARMGQTESNLGITPGFGGTQRYPRLIGRGLALEHLILGTQIPAAECYRLGLANRLSKEGQTLDDARALARELAKRPPVATRLIIEAVDDGLPAPIDTAIEIEVRAFLQSLRTDDASEGIQAFFQKRPADFKGR; encoded by the coding sequence ATGGCGTACGAGACCCTCATCCTGACCCGCGAGGAGCGCTTCGCGATCATCACCCTGAACCGGCCGCCCGCCAATGCGATCAGCGAGACCCTGATGCGCGAGCTGAACGCCGCGCTCTCCGATCTGGAGCACGACGACGCGGTCCGCAGCGTGATCATCACCGGCGCGGGCGACAAGATCTTCTGCGCGGGCGCCGATCTCGGCTCCGCCTTCCAGGGCGCGGACGTGGGCACGTTCATTCGCTTCGGCAACAGCGTGGTGCGCCGCATCGAGCGCTTCCCGAAGCCGGTGGTGGCCGCGATCAACGGCCACGCCCTCGGCGGCGGCTGCGAGATCGCGATGGGCTGCCACATCCGCATCCTGAAGGAGACCGCGCGGATGGGGCAGACCGAGTCCAACCTGGGCATCACGCCCGGCTTCGGGGGCACCCAGCGCTACCCGCGTCTGATCGGCCGGGGGCTGGCGCTGGAGCACCTGATCCTCGGGACCCAGATCCCGGCCGCGGAGTGCTACCGGCTCGGACTCGCGAATCGCCTCTCCAAGGAAGGTCAGACCCTCGACGACGCCCGGGCGCTGGCTCGCGAGCTGGCCAAGCGCCCGCCGGTGGCGACGCGGCTCATCATCGAGGCGGTCGACGACGGCCTGCCCGCGCCCATCGACACCGCGATCGAGATCGAGGTGCGCGCGTTCCTGCAGTCGCTGCGGACCGACGACGCCTCCGAGGGCATCCAGGCCTTCTTCCAGAAGCGCCCCGCCGATTTCAAGGGCCGCTAG
- the sppA gene encoding signal peptide peptidase SppA — MRRLPVLAVAMLLVVSGCSLITLDLQPRIRPLEEETVEGKGPSKILLLDLSGVLSEDVTSFSIGAPPPRVPLIARVREELQKAEEDEHVRALIVRINSPGGTITASDVLYHELLTFKSRKKVPVIAAIMDVGASGGYYAALAADTIVANPTTITGSIGVVMVTVNAQGLLEKIGVAPLAIKSGPMKDAGSPFRSMTEPERAVFQGIIDDMYGRFLSLIVQSRKLPEDRVRAAADGRVYTAEQALRLGLVDRIGYLEDVVSLAKEKAGVSEARVIMYHRPKEYRTNIYSATPAASTAESTLAQFAAALGGGGPRFLYLWWP, encoded by the coding sequence ATGCGCCGCCTGCCCGTTCTCGCCGTCGCGATGCTGCTCGTGGTGTCCGGATGCTCGCTGATCACGCTCGACCTCCAGCCCCGGATCCGGCCGCTCGAGGAGGAGACCGTCGAGGGCAAGGGCCCGAGCAAGATCCTGTTGCTCGATCTCTCCGGCGTTCTCTCCGAGGACGTGACGAGCTTCTCGATCGGCGCCCCGCCTCCCCGCGTGCCCCTGATCGCGCGCGTGCGGGAGGAGCTGCAGAAGGCGGAGGAGGACGAGCACGTCCGCGCCCTGATCGTTCGGATCAACAGCCCGGGCGGCACCATCACCGCCTCCGACGTGCTCTATCACGAGCTGCTCACCTTCAAGAGCCGCAAGAAGGTGCCGGTGATCGCCGCCATCATGGACGTGGGCGCCTCCGGGGGCTACTACGCGGCCCTCGCCGCCGACACCATCGTCGCCAACCCCACCACCATCACCGGCAGCATCGGCGTGGTGATGGTCACGGTCAACGCGCAGGGGCTGCTCGAGAAGATCGGCGTGGCTCCCCTGGCCATCAAGTCCGGACCCATGAAGGACGCGGGCTCGCCGTTCCGCTCGATGACCGAGCCGGAGCGGGCGGTGTTCCAGGGCATCATCGACGACATGTACGGCCGCTTCCTGAGCCTCATCGTGCAGTCGCGCAAGCTGCCCGAGGACCGCGTGCGCGCCGCCGCCGACGGCCGCGTCTATACCGCCGAGCAGGCGCTGCGTCTGGGCCTGGTGGACCGGATCGGCTATCTGGAGGACGTGGTGTCGCTGGCGAAGGAGAAGGCGGGGGTGAGCGAGGCGCGGGTGATCATGTACCACCGGCCGAAGGAGTACCGCACGAACATCTACTCGGCCACCCCCGCGGCCTCGACCGCGGAGAGCACGCTGGCCCAGTTCGCGGCCGCGCTGGGCGGCGGCGGCCCGCGCTTCCTGTATCTCTGGTGGCCCTGA